The Hydrogenobacter thermophilus TK-6 genome window below encodes:
- a CDS encoding glycine cleavage system protein H — MISRRDVLKFFLSSSLFSWAKKMEDIVIKGCVVKRDRLYRVNEDRMLFQWVKEEGRGVYSVGFMSILASLAYPLYSIKIKPVGTVLEYDDNLAVIEAGKRVSTFPTPIGGKVVEINASLEKDPSPIVSSPYETWIVKIASSDVESLKRLKTADEIAKVVESIIIREGIECLPKR, encoded by the coding sequence ATGATAAGCAGGCGTGATGTCTTAAAGTTTTTTCTAAGCTCCTCCCTTTTTTCATGGGCTAAAAAGATGGAAGACATAGTGATAAAAGGGTGTGTGGTAAAGAGAGACAGGCTCTATCGTGTAAACGAAGATAGGATGCTCTTTCAGTGGGTTAAAGAGGAGGGAAGGGGTGTTTACTCGGTAGGCTTTATGTCCATACTGGCATCCTTGGCTTACCCCCTTTACTCCATAAAGATAAAGCCTGTTGGGACAGTGCTTGAGTACGATGATAACCTGGCTGTAATTGAAGCGGGCAAGAGAGTCTCTACATTTCCCACACCCATAGGTGGGAAAGTGGTGGAGATAAACGCTTCTCTTGAGAAAGACCCATCACCGATAGTGAGCAGTCCCTACGAGACTTGGATAGTTAAAATAGCATCCTCGGACGTTGAAAGTTTAAAAAGGCTAAAGACAGCTGACGAGATAGCAAAGGTCGTAGAATCTATAATAATCAGAGAAGGCATAGAGTGTCTTCCCAAGAGGTAG
- a CDS encoding bifunctional diguanylate cyclase/phosphodiesterase, whose product MKLLSFFRALYASEGNINDLLKLCAQFLNAERVSLWTVKEEILFCEHMYIKSTDEFMGGLLLRREKCLELLHTLEKEGVFLAQRLQGQMLKDCMGEYLSFVDTKALAIVPLLQEAKLDGFIMCESQHERSWDAQDIGILLCASTHIRNLYEKQSISFMVNMYRTLSLVNQTLIKAKSREEIFGEICRIAVEAAGFRMAWIGLLDDAGNIKPVSWYGHVENYLESISINIYSEKLNKGPSARAVLEKKVQVNNDTETEPSVLEWRTQMLKRGYLSSCAYPIRLKDEVIGTLNLYSDRKGAFTHEVVKLVEEIGEGLSFALEHIDLLKSMEMMYMATEQSFEWVMITDKSGNIMYVNPAVERISGYTKEELLGKNPRIFKSGLHSREFYKNLWDTILSGESFRAVFINRRKDKSLFYLDAIISPLRDETGNITAFVSTGRDITQVRQMEESLYRLVNYDALTDLPTRVYFLRQLEETIKEKSHSNIAVLLMDMHNLGGINAVYGYEFGDKVLRAFAQNLKILPAFCARYGDDEFVLFKEMKSAEDIYELLKSVFNACNLSIEGESYKLGIHIGVSFYPTDGQRAQELVRNAEIALKKAKVSVPGSYEFYNPEEGKKVFQWVKMEQELRLALERGEFLIYFQPVYRTSDLKVVGAEELLRWNSRSLGLVQAKDFVPVLEKTGLILDVSDYVFKKCIQFIKEYHIKVPISINLSPAQLRQKDLAEKLCHVVKASGISPELLNVEITEEMLIEDLEGASRKISELKTCGFLITLDDFGVRYSSLSYLANLPVDYIKIDMSFIKLIDQDEKTLKVVLAIINMAKSLKIKTVAEGVERKSQLEILKDLGCDYVQGFYLSKPLPVEEFISILSIS is encoded by the coding sequence ATGAAACTTCTGAGCTTTTTCAGGGCTTTGTACGCTTCTGAAGGCAACATAAATGACCTCTTAAAACTCTGCGCACAGTTTCTGAATGCGGAAAGGGTGAGCCTCTGGACTGTGAAGGAAGAGATACTTTTTTGTGAGCACATGTACATAAAAAGCACTGACGAGTTTATGGGTGGACTTTTGCTAAGAAGGGAAAAATGCCTTGAACTTTTGCATACGCTGGAGAAAGAGGGTGTCTTTCTGGCGCAGAGGCTTCAGGGTCAAATGCTGAAGGATTGTATGGGAGAGTACCTTAGCTTTGTAGATACTAAGGCTCTGGCAATAGTCCCCCTCTTGCAAGAGGCAAAGCTGGATGGGTTTATTATGTGCGAATCTCAGCACGAGAGGTCTTGGGATGCTCAGGATATAGGGATACTTCTCTGCGCCTCCACTCATATAAGAAATCTGTACGAGAAGCAGAGTATCTCCTTTATGGTCAATATGTACAGGACGCTCTCTTTGGTAAATCAGACGCTGATAAAGGCAAAAAGCAGGGAGGAGATATTTGGAGAAATATGCAGGATTGCGGTTGAGGCAGCGGGCTTTAGGATGGCTTGGATAGGTCTTCTTGACGATGCGGGAAACATAAAGCCAGTTTCTTGGTATGGACATGTGGAGAACTATCTTGAAAGCATAAGCATAAACATTTACAGCGAAAAGCTAAACAAAGGTCCTTCCGCAAGGGCGGTTTTGGAAAAGAAGGTGCAGGTCAACAACGATACGGAGACTGAGCCTTCCGTGCTTGAGTGGCGCACCCAGATGTTAAAAAGAGGGTATCTCTCCAGCTGTGCCTATCCCATAAGACTAAAGGATGAAGTTATAGGCACTCTCAACCTCTACTCAGACAGAAAGGGCGCCTTCACCCATGAGGTGGTAAAGCTTGTGGAAGAGATAGGGGAAGGCCTATCCTTTGCGCTGGAACATATAGACCTTCTTAAAAGCATGGAAATGATGTACATGGCTACAGAGCAATCCTTTGAGTGGGTAATGATAACTGACAAAAGCGGTAATATTATGTATGTAAACCCGGCAGTAGAGAGGATAAGCGGATACACAAAAGAGGAGCTTCTGGGTAAGAACCCTCGCATATTCAAGTCTGGCCTTCACAGCAGGGAGTTTTACAAAAACCTCTGGGATACGATACTTTCTGGAGAATCCTTCAGAGCTGTTTTTATAAACCGCAGGAAGGACAAGAGTCTCTTTTATCTTGATGCAATAATCAGCCCGCTAAGAGATGAAACGGGAAACATAACAGCCTTTGTCTCAACAGGTAGGGACATAACACAGGTAAGGCAGATGGAAGAGAGCCTCTACAGGCTTGTCAACTACGATGCTTTAACAGACCTGCCCACAAGAGTTTACTTCCTGAGGCAGCTGGAAGAGACTATAAAAGAAAAATCCCACAGCAACATAGCGGTGCTTTTGATGGACATGCACAACTTAGGGGGTATTAACGCCGTTTATGGATATGAGTTTGGTGATAAAGTCCTGAGAGCTTTTGCGCAGAACCTCAAGATTCTTCCAGCGTTTTGCGCTCGCTACGGGGACGATGAGTTTGTCCTTTTTAAGGAGATGAAAAGCGCCGAGGACATTTATGAACTTTTAAAGAGCGTATTTAACGCTTGCAACCTGAGCATAGAGGGAGAATCGTACAAACTGGGGATTCACATAGGTGTATCCTTCTATCCCACCGATGGACAGAGAGCCCAGGAGCTTGTAAGAAACGCTGAGATAGCCCTCAAAAAGGCAAAGGTGAGTGTGCCGGGAAGCTACGAGTTTTACAACCCGGAGGAAGGAAAGAAAGTTTTCCAGTGGGTAAAGATGGAGCAGGAGCTAAGGTTAGCTTTGGAAAGGGGGGAGTTTTTAATATACTTCCAGCCTGTTTACAGAACCTCTGACCTTAAAGTTGTAGGAGCGGAGGAGCTTTTAAGGTGGAACTCCAGGAGTCTGGGTCTTGTGCAGGCAAAGGACTTTGTGCCAGTGCTTGAAAAAACCGGGCTAATACTTGATGTTAGTGACTATGTTTTTAAAAAGTGCATACAGTTTATTAAAGAGTACCATATAAAAGTTCCCATATCCATAAACCTATCACCTGCTCAGCTAAGGCAAAAGGATCTTGCGGAAAAGCTCTGCCATGTGGTGAAGGCATCTGGCATATCTCCCGAGCTTTTAAATGTGGAGATAACTGAGGAAATGCTTATAGAAGACCTGGAAGGGGCGAGCAGAAAGATAAGTGAGCTCAAAACCTGTGGATTTTTGATAACCCTCGATGACTTTGGAGTAAGATACTCCTCCCTGTCTTACCTGGCTAACCTTCCCGTGGATTACATAAAGATAGACATGTCTTTTATAAAGCTCATTGACCAAGATGAGAAGACCTTGAAAGTAGTGCTCGCCATTATAAACATGGCAAAGTCACTAAAAATAAAGACTGTGGCGGAGGGGGTAGAAAGAAAAAGCCAGCTGGAAATCCTGAAGGACCTGGGATGCGACTATGTGCAGGGATTTTATCTTAGCAAACCACTGCCAGTGGAGGAGTTTATTTCCATTTTAAGCATATCCTGA
- the fdnG gene encoding formate dehydrogenase-N subunit alpha, producing the protein MELTRRSFLKFSGASIGAGLVGGLGFDLKPAYARVRELKIAKAKVAKSVCTYCSVSCGVLVYSLTDGAMNVKPRVIHIEGDPDDPVNRGTLCPKGATLKDFVNSPQRITKPLYRAPGAKEWKEISWDEALNRIARLIKDTRDRTFIEKDQEGRTVNRCESIFWLMGCTMENEPGYLGVKLGRLLGLVALETQARVUHAPTVASLAARFGRGAMTNSWNDIKNADLVFVMGGNPAENHPCGFKWAIKARQERGAKIISVDVRYHRTAAVADMFVQIRPGSDIAFMGGLINYVIQNKKYDEEYIKHFTNATYIVKDTYNFDPTVGLFSGYDPEKRKYDTKLWDYERDEKGMVKKDMTMEHPRCVFQLLKQFYSRYTPEVVEKITGVPKEKFLEVAKLVAETGVPDKSMTHLYALGWTHHSWGTQVIGSMAILQLLLGNIGVPGGGVNALRGHANIQGMTDLAGEGRFLHGYLKPPTPEQQTLKDYIEANTPKPWDEGSMNYWSNYSKFIVSLLKSYFGDNATPENDFCYSYLPKQDKVISWDEAVDRMFRGKMEGVVSIGVNLLANTPNAKKTAVALSNLKWMVVMDPFETEMAAFWQHVENPESIKTEVFLLPSAVFAEKEGTKTNSARTLKWQYKAVEPPGEAKEELWFIGNLYMKLKELYQKEGGAFPDPILKARWPFQNPYHPTAEEVLALEINGVALDDIKDDKGNVVVKKGERLPGFIYLKDDGTTSCGMWLYCGVFPQSGNRAKSADLTDPSGLGIYPNYGYSWPANRRILYNRASAGPDGNPRSPKKKLVWWNAKEQKWVGYDVPDIKPDLPPEYGPFIMLPEGRGRLYSQFLVDGPFPEHYEPYESPVENVLHPKTPHNPVVKVYRSDLDLLGTPDKFPYAATTYRVTEHFHYWTKHIYGTSVLFQKMFVEIPEELAKELGIKEGEKVRIVTARGSAEAYALPTKRIKPLTVNGKKVYTVGIPIHWGFEGIVRGSLANLTTPFVWDPNSQTPEFKGFLCRIEKVKT; encoded by the coding sequence ATGGAACTCACGAGGCGAAGCTTTTTAAAGTTTTCGGGAGCTTCAATAGGCGCTGGGCTTGTGGGGGGTCTTGGCTTTGACCTCAAGCCTGCCTACGCAAGAGTTAGAGAGCTTAAGATAGCCAAGGCTAAGGTTGCTAAAAGTGTTTGCACTTACTGTTCCGTATCCTGCGGAGTTCTTGTATACAGTTTGACAGATGGTGCTATGAATGTAAAGCCAAGAGTTATACATATAGAGGGTGATCCAGATGACCCTGTAAACAGAGGTACTCTTTGTCCTAAAGGCGCAACCCTTAAAGACTTTGTAAACTCACCTCAAAGGATCACCAAACCTCTCTACAGAGCACCCGGAGCTAAAGAGTGGAAGGAGATAAGCTGGGATGAGGCGTTAAATAGGATAGCCAGGCTCATAAAGGACACAAGAGACAGAACCTTTATAGAAAAGGATCAGGAGGGAAGGACGGTAAACAGATGTGAGAGCATCTTCTGGCTCATGGGATGCACTATGGAAAATGAGCCAGGCTATCTTGGGGTGAAGCTGGGAAGACTGCTGGGTTTAGTGGCGCTGGAAACTCAGGCACGAGTGTGACACGCTCCAACGGTGGCCAGTTTGGCCGCAAGATTCGGAAGAGGAGCCATGACCAACTCCTGGAATGACATAAAGAACGCGGACCTGGTTTTTGTTATGGGGGGAAATCCTGCGGAAAACCATCCGTGTGGCTTCAAGTGGGCAATTAAGGCAAGGCAAGAGAGAGGAGCAAAGATAATAAGCGTAGATGTGAGATATCACAGAACCGCAGCTGTAGCCGATATGTTCGTGCAGATAAGACCGGGTTCTGACATAGCCTTTATGGGTGGTCTTATAAACTACGTGATACAGAACAAAAAGTATGATGAGGAGTATATAAAGCACTTTACCAACGCTACCTACATAGTAAAAGATACCTACAATTTTGACCCTACAGTGGGGCTCTTCTCCGGTTATGACCCCGAAAAGAGGAAGTACGATACAAAGCTGTGGGACTATGAGAGGGACGAAAAGGGAATGGTCAAGAAGGATATGACCATGGAGCATCCCAGATGTGTCTTCCAGCTTCTGAAACAGTTCTACTCCAGGTACACTCCGGAAGTGGTGGAAAAGATAACAGGAGTTCCCAAAGAGAAGTTCCTTGAAGTGGCAAAGCTCGTAGCGGAAACTGGAGTGCCAGACAAATCTATGACCCATCTTTACGCCCTTGGCTGGACGCACCATTCCTGGGGTACTCAGGTGATAGGTTCTATGGCCATACTCCAGCTCCTACTTGGGAACATAGGCGTGCCAGGCGGTGGTGTAAATGCCCTCAGAGGACACGCTAACATACAGGGAATGACGGACCTTGCGGGAGAGGGCAGGTTCTTGCACGGCTACCTCAAGCCTCCTACTCCCGAACAGCAAACCCTAAAAGATTACATAGAAGCGAACACTCCAAAACCGTGGGACGAGGGTTCCATGAATTACTGGTCTAACTACTCTAAGTTCATAGTTTCTCTGCTTAAGTCCTACTTTGGAGACAACGCAACACCCGAAAACGATTTCTGCTACTCTTACCTTCCCAAACAGGACAAGGTCATCTCGTGGGATGAGGCCGTGGACAGGATGTTCAGAGGCAAGATGGAAGGCGTGGTATCCATAGGTGTTAACTTGCTGGCAAACACCCCCAACGCCAAAAAGACCGCGGTTGCTCTTTCTAATCTCAAGTGGATGGTAGTGATGGACCCCTTTGAAACGGAAATGGCTGCCTTCTGGCAGCATGTGGAAAATCCAGAAAGCATAAAAACGGAAGTGTTCTTGCTTCCATCCGCCGTCTTTGCGGAAAAGGAGGGAACCAAAACCAACAGCGCCAGAACCCTAAAGTGGCAGTATAAGGCTGTAGAGCCGCCCGGAGAGGCAAAGGAAGAACTCTGGTTTATTGGAAACCTTTACATGAAGCTCAAAGAGCTGTATCAAAAGGAGGGTGGTGCTTTCCCAGACCCTATACTGAAGGCAAGGTGGCCATTCCAGAACCCATACCATCCTACCGCGGAGGAGGTCTTGGCGCTTGAAATAAATGGTGTTGCTCTGGATGACATAAAGGATGACAAGGGCAATGTGGTGGTCAAAAAAGGTGAGAGACTGCCAGGCTTTATATACTTAAAGGATGATGGCACTACCTCCTGCGGTATGTGGCTCTACTGCGGAGTGTTTCCTCAATCGGGCAACAGAGCAAAGTCAGCAGACCTAACGGATCCTTCAGGATTGGGCATCTACCCCAACTACGGCTACTCATGGCCTGCCAACAGGAGAATACTTTACAACCGCGCTTCCGCAGGACCAGACGGAAATCCCAGGTCCCCAAAGAAAAAGCTCGTGTGGTGGAATGCCAAAGAGCAAAAGTGGGTAGGTTATGATGTGCCCGACATAAAACCGGACTTACCTCCTGAGTATGGACCTTTCATCATGCTACCTGAAGGAAGAGGGAGGCTATACTCTCAGTTTCTGGTGGATGGTCCATTCCCAGAACATTATGAACCTTACGAATCGCCCGTTGAGAATGTGCTACATCCCAAAACACCCCATAACCCGGTGGTGAAGGTCTACAGGTCAGATCTAGACCTTCTTGGAACGCCCGACAAGTTTCCATATGCTGCAACCACCTACAGAGTTACGGAACACTTCCACTACTGGACAAAACATATTTATGGCACCTCCGTGCTGTTCCAAAAGATGTTCGTGGAGATACCCGAAGAGCTTGCCAAAGAGCTGGGTATAAAGGAGGGAGAGAAGGTGAGAATAGTAACAGCGAGAGGCTCGGCGGAAGCCTATGCTCTTCCCACAAAAAGGATAAAGCCTCTTACTGTAAACGGTAAGAAGGTCTATACCGTCGGAATACCCATTCACTGGGGCTTTGAGGGAATAGTTAGGGGTTCGCTGGCAAACCTTACTACCCCCTTTGTATGGGACCCCAACTCCCAAACGCCGGAGTTTAAGGGCTTTTTGTGCAGGATAGAAAAGGTGAAAACTTAG
- a CDS encoding superoxide dismutase family protein — MGGLSCLSSGMALCAVLFSFSIAQELKAHADIVNQKGEKIGKAELIQTNSGVLIKLEASNLPPNAELAFHIHELGKCDPPDFMSAKGHFNPFKKKHGLLNPDGPHAGDMPNVFTDANGNLKVHVLNTFVTLERGKENSLLKDGGTALMIHHHRDDYRTDPAGDAGARIACGVIK; from the coding sequence ATGGGGGGGCTTAGCTGTTTGAGCAGTGGGATGGCGCTGTGCGCCGTCCTCTTCTCTTTTTCAATAGCACAGGAACTCAAAGCACACGCAGACATAGTGAACCAGAAGGGCGAGAAGATAGGCAAAGCTGAGCTTATACAGACCAACAGCGGAGTTCTCATAAAGCTTGAAGCCTCAAATCTACCACCCAACGCTGAGCTTGCCTTTCACATCCATGAGCTTGGCAAGTGCGACCCTCCTGACTTTATGTCCGCAAAGGGACACTTCAACCCCTTTAAGAAGAAGCACGGACTTTTAAACCCCGATGGACCTCATGCAGGAGACATGCCCAATGTATTTACCGACGCTAACGGAAATCTTAAAGTGCATGTGCTTAACACCTTTGTAACGCTGGAGCGTGGAAAGGAAAACAGCCTACTAAAAGATGGAGGTACGGCGCTTATGATACATCATCACAGGGATGACTACAGAACGGACCCGGCTGGTGATGCGGGAGCAAGGATAGCCTGCGGAGTTATAAAGTGA
- a CDS encoding formate dehydrogenase accessory protein FdhE, whose protein sequence is MSLIKLREREYHLERLIVLKKRHPEVSHVLDFLHSTMSFQKEVYERLKDCDWKGHIKKIYQLLDICRDYGSPLIQEKVQELRKLDKEALIRKVDSFLKDKDAPDEERFIFLTFLNPFFSKGSEEMDIKKDQWLKNRCPVCGFKPCVSYIADGEDVEGARYLVCVLCNTEWLYNRTQCVRCGNNEDNTLEYYYDQGESYAILQVCKKCDTYMKVIDMRKDGLAVPHLDDIATLSLDLWAKERGFLKFERNIIGL, encoded by the coding sequence GTGAGCCTGATAAAGTTAAGGGAAAGGGAGTATCATCTGGAGAGGTTGATAGTGCTGAAAAAGAGGCATCCCGAAGTTTCCCATGTGCTGGACTTTCTCCACAGTACCATGAGCTTCCAGAAGGAAGTTTACGAAAGATTGAAGGACTGCGATTGGAAAGGTCATATAAAGAAAATCTACCAGCTGCTTGATATATGCCGGGACTATGGAAGTCCGCTCATTCAGGAAAAGGTGCAGGAACTTAGGAAGCTTGATAAAGAAGCACTTATCCGTAAGGTGGATAGCTTTCTGAAGGATAAGGATGCACCTGATGAAGAGAGGTTTATCTTTCTTACTTTTTTAAACCCCTTCTTTTCCAAGGGTTCCGAAGAGATGGATATTAAGAAAGATCAATGGCTTAAAAACAGGTGTCCCGTGTGTGGCTTCAAACCTTGCGTTTCTTACATCGCGGATGGTGAGGATGTAGAAGGTGCAAGATACTTAGTTTGTGTCCTTTGCAACACCGAGTGGCTCTATAACAGAACGCAGTGTGTGAGATGTGGCAACAACGAGGATAACACCCTTGAGTATTACTACGACCAGGGAGAAAGTTATGCCATTCTGCAGGTTTGCAAGAAGTGTGATACCTACATGAAGGTCATAGACATGAGAAAGGATGGTCTTGCTGTGCCACACCTTGATGATATAGCCACCCTCTCCCTTGACCTTTGGGCAAAAGAGAGGGGATTTTTAAAGTTTGAGAGAAATATCATAGGCTTATGA
- a CDS encoding formate dehydrogenase subunit gamma — MEETKNLEELEIERFSRFDRVVHWVVAITFIYLFLSGLGIYSPKFAWLLPVLGGLDFARWLHPWAGLVFSVGVLLMFLKWSKDFLLTSDDMAWLKSVKHYIKGEEEKLPEVGKYNAGQKVFGWLVFLGCLVFLITGILMWFPGNFPITLTRISIVLHDLAFILVGAGFIVHVYMGTVGVPGSLSGMITGKVSALWAMRHHPKWFREVVRR; from the coding sequence ATGGAAGAGACAAAAAACCTTGAAGAGTTGGAGATAGAGAGGTTTAGCAGGTTTGACAGAGTGGTGCACTGGGTGGTTGCCATAACCTTCATTTACCTCTTCCTCTCCGGGCTTGGCATATACTCACCCAAGTTCGCCTGGCTTCTCCCTGTGCTGGGAGGTCTTGATTTTGCAAGGTGGCTACACCCTTGGGCTGGTCTGGTATTCTCCGTGGGAGTTTTGCTTATGTTCCTAAAGTGGTCAAAGGACTTTCTCCTCACATCCGATGATATGGCTTGGCTCAAAAGCGTTAAGCATTACATAAAAGGAGAGGAGGAAAAACTGCCGGAGGTGGGCAAGTACAACGCTGGGCAGAAAGTCTTTGGCTGGTTGGTGTTTTTAGGATGCCTTGTCTTTTTGATAACTGGCATACTCATGTGGTTCCCCGGAAACTTTCCCATAACGCTTACGAGGATATCCATAGTGCTTCATGACCTTGCCTTTATACTGGTAGGTGCCGGGTTCATAGTCCATGTCTACATGGGAACGGTGGGAGTTCCTGGCTCCCTCTCGGGTATGATAACTGGCAAAGTTTCTGCTCTTTGGGCTATGAGGCATCACCCTAAGTGGTTCAGGGAGGTGGTGAGGAGGTGA
- the fdxH gene encoding formate dehydrogenase subunit beta: MSTVTTEGTVGLGLKRVSASKLPDQNVKRADTLAILVDISSCIGCKGCEAACTQWHDLKPPLFKEGQDFVGYQSYPDLMPNLFMIMKFKEGETDKGITWFITKYQCMHCGDPGCLKACPSPGAVIQYENGIVDFDHSKCIGCKFCLSGCPFDIPRYDANNKPWKCNFCVDRVSAGLEPACVKTCPTNALHFGVKSEMLMRANKIVEGLKKRGFEKATVYDPPGVGGTGYIYVLPHGDKPEMYGLPKEASISPWISLWKGPLKVFGAVVLWGTLLGAFLQLILFGPIKVGKKKEG, from the coding sequence ATGAGCACGGTTACCACAGAAGGAACGGTAGGACTTGGGTTAAAGAGGGTATCCGCTTCCAAACTTCCTGACCAGAATGTAAAGAGAGCGGATACCTTAGCCATACTGGTGGATATATCAAGCTGTATAGGCTGTAAAGGTTGTGAGGCAGCTTGTACTCAGTGGCACGACCTTAAACCCCCACTATTTAAAGAGGGTCAGGACTTTGTAGGTTATCAGTCTTACCCTGACCTGATGCCAAATCTGTTTATGATAATGAAGTTCAAAGAGGGAGAAACAGATAAGGGTATAACTTGGTTTATCACCAAGTACCAGTGTATGCACTGCGGAGACCCTGGCTGTCTAAAAGCCTGTCCTTCCCCCGGAGCTGTAATTCAGTACGAAAACGGTATAGTGGACTTTGACCACTCCAAGTGCATAGGCTGTAAGTTCTGCCTCTCTGGCTGTCCTTTTGATATTCCGAGGTATGATGCCAACAACAAGCCTTGGAAGTGCAACTTCTGCGTAGACAGGGTTTCCGCCGGACTTGAACCTGCCTGCGTAAAAACCTGTCCCACCAACGCGCTTCACTTTGGTGTAAAGAGCGAAATGCTAATGAGAGCCAACAAGATAGTAGAAGGGTTAAAGAAGAGGGGCTTTGAGAAGGCTACTGTCTATGATCCTCCCGGTGTTGGTGGTACGGGATACATATATGTTCTGCCGCACGGAGACAAGCCTGAGATGTACGGACTTCCCAAAGAGGCGAGCATATCACCATGGATAAGCCTTTGGAAGGGTCCTTTGAAGGTCTTTGGTGCTGTGGTTCTTTGGGGTACATTGCTGGGAGCTTTCTTACAGCTCATACTCTTTGGACCCATAAAGGTAGGTAAGAAAAAGGAGGGCTAA